The segment CGCTCGCGAGCACCGCGCACACTTCATTTCGCTCGCGCAACGCGCTCGCGTAGCGCTTCTTATTGCGGACTTCAACGCCGACACGAACGTCATGGCATCGCGCCTGGCCCGACGGGCAAGCGATCGCAGCGAATCGTCGGACGCCGGCGCCGCGGTGCTGATGCAGCAAATGGCCCAGGCCGATGTCCTTACCCATGAAGAGCGTTCCCTGACTATCCCCTTCGATACCGACGTCGCACGCGAAGCGTTGGAACATCGAGACTACTGGTCACCGCTGCTCGATCGCCTGCCGCATGGCAGTTGGCTCTCGGGAACCCCGCATCGCGCGCAATAGCTTGCCGGGAAACGGGCATTTCCGACCGGGGTTCGCGCCTGAATTCGTTTTAAAACGACGCAGCTAATTCACATCGTTCGCCAATCTGGCAAAATCGCCGTGCCCGCATAACGGGCGCGACTACGGACTACGAAAAACAGGAGACCAAGCGCGATCATCCTTATCGATCAGGAGGAGCAATGTTCGTATCGCCCGAATCCCGTTGTCCTCGTCCGCAATCTCCGTTCCTGCGCCAGCGCGTCATTGCCCGGTTCGCCCGCGCGCTGATTCTCGTCGGCCTGACAGGCACCGCACTCGCCCGTGCCGACACGCTCGCCACATTGCCGCCACCGCCCTCGGAGCTTTACGGCGATCTCTTCGTGGCCGTGCAAACGCAGCAGATTTTCGACGATCAGAAAACGTTCGTCGACGCCGTGCCGAACAGCACCCCCGCCACGATCCTGCAACTTTATTCGCAGCAGAAAAACCAGCCGAACTTCGATCTGAAATCGTTTGTACTCGCGAATTTCACGTTGCCGACCGAACCGGTGATCACCCCGCCAGCCGGACAGACGCTGCGCGAGCATATCGACTGGCTCTGGCCCAAGCTCACGCGCACGACGACGACCGCCCCACCCTACAGTTCGCTCATCCCGTTGCCGAAGCCTTACGTCGTTCCGGGCGGACGGTTCCGCGAAGGTTATTACTGGGACACCTACTTCACGATGCTCGGCCTGCAGGAGTCCGGGCGGGAGGATCTCGTCGACAACATGCTCGACGATTTCGCCTACGAAATCGACCAGTTCGGCCATATTCCCAACGGCAATCGCACGTATTACCTGAGCCGTTCGCAGCCGCCGTTTTTTGCGCAGATGGTTACGCTCGCAGCGGACAAGGAAGGGCCGCGCGTGTATCAGAAGTACCTGCCGCAGTTGCGCAAGGAATATGCGTACTGGATGCGCGGCGAAACGACGACGGCGCGCGGGCAGGCGATGCGAAACGTCGTGGTGCTGCCCGACGGCACCGTACTCAACCGCTACTGGGACGAGCGCGATACGCCGCGCGACGAGTCGTATCTCGAGGACGTCAAGACGGCGCAGCTCGTTCCCTCCAGGCCCGCCAACGAGGTATATCGCGATTTGCGTGCCGCGGCTGAATCGGGGTGGGACTTCAGTTCGCGCTGGTTCGGCGACAACGCCACCCTCGCGACGATCCGCACGACGTCGATCGTACCGGTCGACCTGAACAGCCTGCTCTTCGGGCTCGAACTGACGATCGTGAAGGGCTGCGGCGTCGCGCGCGATATCGGCTGCGTGACCGAGTTCATCGGGCGCGCGAAGCGCCGGGCCGAAGGGATCAATCGCTATCTCTGGAATCGCAACGGCTATTACGGCGACTACGATTGGCAACTCGGCAAACCGCGAGACAACATTTCGGTTGCCGCCGTCTATCCGATCTTCTTCGGAACCGCCTGGCCGGGCCGCGCGGAACGCACGCTGACCGCCGTACGCGGCGCGTTGCTCAAAGAACGCGGGCTCGCGACAACGACATACCAGACCGGACAGCAATGGGATGCGCCGAACGGCTGGGCACCATTGCACTGGCTGGCCGTCGAAAGCGCGCGCCGATACGGCCGAGCCGATCTCGCGAGAGACATCGGCACGCGTTTTCTCGCCGACGTCAAACAAGTCTATGCGTCCGACCAGAAACTCGTCGAGAAGTACGTGGTGGAAGGGCCGAACGCTGGTGGAGGCGGCGGCGGCGAATACCCGCTGCAAGACGGCTTCGGATGGACCAACGGCGTGACGCTCAAGCTGCTCGACCTGTACGCGCCGGGCGAATGAAGCGACAACCCGTGCGTGCGCAACGCCGCACGGGCTTTTCGCCGCGAGCCTCTATCTCAGCCGGCCTTCACCTCGATACGTCGCGGACGCGCTTCCTCGCGGCGCGGGATGGTGAGTTTCAGCACGCCGTCGCGCAGTTCGGCCTCGATCTTCGACGTATCGAAGTCGGGGCTGATCTGGAACGTGCGCGCGAAACGCGGCTCGCGCACCTCGATGTGCTGCACGCGCAACGCAGCCGGCGTGGGCACGACCGCTTGCGCCTCGATGGACAGATTACCGTCGTGCACCTTCACGTCGAGGTTCTCCCGGCTCACGCCCGGCAGATCCGCCCATAGCGTGATGCCCTGACTGTTCTCGAAGACGTCGACCGCGGGCGCCAGCGTCGGCGCGCGCCGCGCTTCGCTTCCCTCCTGGCCCGCGACGGGTGGCTGAGCTTGTTTCGTCAGTTGGGTCGTATCGCTCATGATGGACCTCCTTCCCGTTACCCGTTATTGCACCGTGACGACGCGTGGCTTCGACGCTTCGCGCTTGCCCACGCTGACGACGAGACATCCGTTCTCATAGCGCGCCGCCACCTTGTCCGGATCCGCCGACTGCGGCAACTCGACCACGCGCCGAAAACTGCCCGTAAAGCGCTCCTGCGCGTAGACGCGCGTATCTTCGCTCGTCTGCGCCTGCACGGGCTTGCGCTCGCCGCTGATCGTGAGCAGCCCCTTGTCGATGGATACGTCGAGCTGAGAAGCATCGACGCCCGGGACGAACGCGACGATTTCGATCGAATCGTCGGTCACGCCGATGTTGATTTGAGGGAAAGTGCCGAAGCGGCTCGCCCGGATGCTCGACGGAAAACCGCCGAACAGACTCATCATCTGCCGCTGCAAACGGTCGAAATCGTTGAATAGATCGGTGCCGAAATACAGATCGCTCATGGTCAGTCCTCCTTCAATGCCGACTGCAGGCAAGGCTGCATCGAGCACACCCGCGCACTCGCCGACAACCCGGCCGATAAGGCTCGAGGGTCAGCGCACGTCGCGCCGCCCGAGCGACACGAAGATAGGAACCGCCGCGACGATTTCAAGACCCCGGCGCACGAGCACCGGGCAGCGCTCAGGCAAGCAGCAAACCGAGCTCGCGCGCGCCGTCGCGCAGCACTGGCAAGAAGCGGCTTTCCATTTCCGCCACGGAGATGCGCGCCGCCTGCACGCCTACGTTGAGCGCCGCCACGACGCGACCGTCAGGCGCCTCGATCGGCACGGCGATCGAGCGCAGCCCGATTTCGAGTTCCTGATCGTTGATTGCGTAGCCATTGCGGCGCACCGAATCGAGCGCTTCGCGCAGCCCCTCATCCGAGACGATCGTGCGCGGCGTGTGCTGGATCAGCTTGACGCGGGCGAGGTAGGCATCGAGCGCCTCGGGCGTCAAATGCGAGAGCAGCATGCGGCCCATCGAGGTGCAGTACGCAGGCAGGCGGCTACCCACGTGCAGATCGATCGTCATGATCCGCGACGTAAAAGCGCGGGCGATATAAAGAATTTCGTCGCCGTCGAGGATGGCCACCGAGCTCGATTCGTTCAGCGTCTTGCTGATGTGGCGCAGCACAGGTTGCGCGGCGTTCGCGAGCGGCGTGGAGGCCAGATAAGCATGCCCCAGTGCCAGGATGCGCGGGCGCAGCGCGAAATTGCGGCCGTCCTCCGCGCTGACGAACCCGAGCTTGCCGAGCGTATGCAGGCAGCGCCGGACGGCGGCGCGCGGAATACCCGTGCGCTGGCTGATCTGAGAGATCGTCAGGAGGCGGCGCTGCGGAGAAAACGCCTGAATCACGGCAAGCCCGCGCGCGAGCGACGTCATGAAATCGGGGTCGCTTTCCGCCGCCGTGCTTTCTTCCGCGCTCGCGGCGGATGAGCCATCGTGGCCTGCTGACTTGGACGGCTGCGGCTCGGACGGGGGCTGGGGGTGGTGTTCGGCCTGCGCAGCCAAATCGAGTGGGTCCGGCATGTCGGTCTCCTGATTACGTTTGGCCGATACTACACGATTTGTTCGATTACCGAACAAAAGATGGTATGCAATGGCGCTTTGTAAGCGTGCCACGGGCTAATTTGTTCGATTATCGAACCGCATTTCGATAATCGCCATTGACGCTGCATGCCGCGCGTCCTACATTGGCGAACGACCCGACAGCGACGAGCGCGTTCCCAGGAGCGCCACCAGCCCACATGATCGACAAAACCGTTTCTTCGCTCGAAGACGCCGTAGCGGGCATCTTCGACGGCGCCACCGTGATGATCGGCGGCTTCGGCACGGCGGGGCAGCCCGCCGAACTCATCGACGCCCTGATTGCGCAGGGCGCGAAAGATCTCACGATCGTCAACAACAATGCCGGCAACGGCGAGATTGGCTTGGCCGCGCTGCTGAAGGCGAAACGCGTGCGCAAGATCATCTGCTCGTTTCCGCGGCAAGCCGATTCGCAGGTGTTCGACGGGCTCTATCGCGCCGGGGAGATCGAACTCGAACTCGTGCCCCAGGGCAATCTCGCCTTGCGCATCCAGGCGGCCGGTGCCGGGCTCGGTGCCGTCTTCACGCCCACCGGCTACGGCACGCTGCTCGCCGAGGGTAAGGAAACCCGCGAGATCGACGGCAAGCACTACGTGCTCGAATACCCGATCAAAGCCGACTTCGCGCTGATCAAGGCACACCGCGGCGACCGCTGGGGCAACCTCGTCTACCGCAAGAGCGCGCGCAATTTCGGCCCCATCATGGCCATGGCCGCCGCGACGACGATCGCACAGGTGGGCGAAGTCCTGCCGCTCGGGGCCATCGACCCGGAAACGGTCGTCACGCCCGGCATCTTCGTTCGGCGCGTAGTCGCGGTGCCCGCCAGTCGGGCCGCCGCCGCGTAGCAAAGTGAGAGGGAGCGAGAGAATACGATGAACGCATCGAACAAATGGAGCCGGGACGACATGGCCCGGCGCGTCGCGCGGGACATTCCCGAAGGCGCCTACGTGAATCTCGGCATTGGCTTGCCGACGAAGGTCGCGAACTATCTGCCCAAGGACCGCGAGATTTTCCTGCACAGCGAAAACGGCCTGCTCGGCATGGGCCCCGCGCCGGCGCCGGGCGAGGAAGACCCTGAACTCATCAACGCGGGCAAGGAGCCCGTCACGTTGCTCGAAGGCGGATGCTTCTTCCATCATGGCGATTCGTTCGCGATGATGCGTGGCGGACACCTCGATATCTGCGTACTCGGCGCATTCCAGGTTTCGGCGCGCGGCGATCTCGCCAACTGGCATACCGGTGCGCCCGATGCGATTCCCGCCGTTGGCGGCGCAATGGACCTCGCGATCGGTGCGAAACAGGTGTTCGTCATGACCGATCACCTGACGAAAAGCGGCGAATGCAAGATCGTCGAGCGCTGCACCTACCCGCTCACGGGCATCGGCTGCGTCGATCGCATCTACACCGACTTGGCCGTGATCGACGTCACGCCGCGAGGGCTCGAGGTGATCGAGATCGTCGACGGCGTTTCTTTCGATGCGCTGCAGGCCGTCACGCCGGTGCCGCTCATTGCGCGGCCGCTGCCTGCCTCAGCCTGACGCTGCGGCGCGATACCGAACCTCTCATCAGGACTCCTAAATGAACGAAGCCTATATCTGCGACGCCGTACGCACGCCGTTCGGCCGCTACGGCGGCGCATTGTCGAACATGCGGACCGACGATCTCGGGGCCGCGCCCATCCGGGCGCTGATCGAGCGTAACGGCTCGGTGGACTGGAGCGCTATCGACGACGTCATTTACGGCTGCGCCAACCAGGCCGGCGAGGACAACCGCAACGTTGCCCGCATGGCGGCGCTGCTGGCCGGGCTCCCGGTGGAGGTGCCCGGCAGCACCGTCAACCGTCTGTGCGGCTCCGGCCTCGATGCGATCGGCACGGCCGCACGCGCGATCAAGACCGGCGAGACGGGCCTCATGATCGCCGGTGGAGTGGAAAGCATGAGCCGTGCGCCGTTCGTGATGGGCAAGGCTGAGAGCGCATTCAGCCGTTCGATGAAAGTGGAGGACACCACGATCGGCTGGCGATTCGTCAACCCGGCGATGAAGGCGCTGTATGGTGTCGACTCTATGCCGGAGACGGCGGAAAACGTCGCGGGCGACTTTTCCGTGAACCGGGAAGATCAGGATGCGTTCGCGTTGCGCAGCCAATTGCGGACGGCGGCAGCGCAGGAAGCGGGCCGCTTTCGCGATGAACTGATCGCCGTGCATATTCCGCAGAAAAAGGGCGAGCCGATCGTCGTCGAGAAAGACGAGCACCCGCGCGCGACGTCGTTCGAAGCGCTCGCGAAGCTCAAGGGCGTGGTACGTCCCGATGGGACGGTGACGGCGGGCAACTCGTCGGGCGTCAATGATGGGGCTTGTGCGCTGCTTCTTGCCAATGAGCAGACTGCGGCGCGCTACGGGCTGCGACCGATCGTGCGCGTGGTGGCACTGGCAACCGCAGGCGTAGCGCCGCGCATCATGGGCTTCGGTCCCGCGCCGGCGGTGCGGAAAGTGCTCGCGAAGACCGGGCTTTCGCTCGACCAGATGGACGTGATCGAACTCAACGAGGCTTTTGCCGCGCAGGCACTCGCCGTCACGCGCGATCTCGGGCTCGCCGACGACGATGCGCGCGTGAACCCGAACGGCGGCGCCATTGCGCTCGGCCATCCGCTCGGCGCCTCGGGCGCACGGCTCGCGACCACGGCCGCCTATCAACTTGCTCGTACGGGCGGACGCTATGCCCTTTGCACGATGTGCATCGGCGTTGGGCAGGGCATCGCCGTGGTACTCGAACGCGTATGATGCACGCGTGCATGAACTGAAGGAACGATATCGATGGCAACGCTCCATTACCAGCTGGCCGGCCCCGACGATGCCCCCGTGGTCGTGCTCTCGAACTCGCTCGGCACCACACTCGAAATGTGGGAGCCGCAAATGCAAGCGCTCACGCAGCAGTTTCGTGTGCTGCGATATGACGCGCGCGGCCACGGGCGATCGGCGTTGCTCCCTCCCCCGTATTCCATCGACGATCTCGGTAATGATGTGGTCGTACTGCTGGACAAGCTCGGTATCGAGCGAGCCGATTTTGTCGGCATTTCGATGGGCGGATTGATCGGGCAATGGCTCGCGATTCACAAACCTGAGCGGATCGGCAAACTGATCGTGAGCAATACCGCCGCGCGTATCGGTACCGCGGACGGCTGGCGGGCACGTGCGGAACTCGTTCGCGCACAGGGGCTTGCCGAGGTGGCGGGAAGCTCACCTGCGCGCTGGTTTACCCCGCGTTTCGCGGCGGAGCAGGTAGCCCGGGTCGAGCCGCTTGTCGAACGGCTTCGCACGCTCTCGCCCGAAGGGTACGCGGCCTGCTGCGACGTGCTCGGCGCCACGGATTTGCGCGATGCCATTGGGAAGATTACGGCGCCTACGCTCGTGATTGCCGGCGAGCATGATCCGGTGACGACGGTTGCCGACGCACGGTTCATCGTGAGGCAGGTTGCCGGTGCCACGCTCGCGACGCTGCCTGCATCGCATTTGTCGAATATCGAAGTGCCGGAAGCGTTTAACGAAGCCGTGCTCTCGTTTCTTGCCGGTTGAGTCGATGTCGCCGGATGGCACGAGCTTGCGCTGACGAGACGTGCCTTCGTTTCACTCGACGTCACGAGACGACCCTGTCGCGCTCGTGACGTTTTGCATTGTGCCTTCGTCAGGCCACGTGCTTAGTAACGCACCTGCAAATTATCGAGAACGGATACCGCGCCCCACTTGAACGAGCACGAACGGCCTACTTCGATTCCCACCTTCTTGCCGTCAATGTCCTGTTGTTCCGAGATCGGCGTGCAGCCGCCGGTTATCGACACGGTGGGCGTGCCCTGCTTCGATAGCGGGAACTCGATCGCGGCATCTTCCGGAATGCGGTGAGTCAACGTCACGCTTTCGATGTAGTCGTCCGGCAGCGTGAAGATCGGCGCGCCATCCACCCACAAAGTGTAATAGTCGTGCTGAAACGGCGTTTGGCTCACGCACAGCTTGCTCGTGTGGGCGCCGTTCGTTTGGCTTTGGCACTTCGGCTCAGCCGCGTGTGCCACCCCGACGGAGGCGAGGCATAGAAGGAGGCTTGGCAGTATTTTTTGATTCATCTTCGTTGTGGTTATCAGGTCCCATCGATATCGAGCATTCCCGCTCGCCGAGACGAGCAATTTCACCTTCGAATCAACACATTATGGCGAGGCATGCCGGATTCTTTCATGAATTCCGACACCCTTCGATAGGTGAAGGCTATAGCATAAATGAAATATTTTGATTGGTCACGCGCTCGAATGCCCACCGATACTATCCCCCGCCGAATATCAATACCAATCCGAGGGCATTAAAGTGAAAAGAGATTCCGTACGTCTGAAAAAGTATTCAGCTGCGATCATGGCCGCCATGACGCTAGGTGCAAGCGCTATGCCGGCGTGGGCCGACGGCTCGCCACGATCGAACGGCTTCTGGTGGCCCGAGAGACTCGATCTTTCGCCGCTACGTCAGCACGACGCCGAGTCGAATCCTTACGGCGCTGACTTCAATTACGCCAAGGCATTCAATAGCCTCGACCTCGACGCGGTGAAGAAGGACATCAAGTCCGTCCTGACTACGTCGCAAAGCTGGTGGCCGGCGGACTACGGCAACTATGGGCCGTTTTTTATTCGAATGGCATGGCATGGTGCCGGCACGTATCGCACGTATGACGGACGTGGTGGCGCATCTGGCGGCCAGCAGCGGTTCGAGCCGCTGAACAGCTGGCCGGACAACGCCAACCTCGATAAGGCACGGCGGCTATTGTGGCCGGTGAAGAAGAAATATGGCGAGAAGATCTCGTGGGGCGATCTGATGGTGTTGACTGGCAACGTCGCGCTCGAATCCATGGGCTTTCAGACCTTCGGATTTGGCGGTGGGCGTGAAGACGATTGGCAGTCCGATCTGGTTTATTGGGGCGCCGGCACCAAATTCATGTCGAACAACCGGGATAAAAGCGGCAAGCTCGAAAAGCCGTTGGCCGCTACCCAAATGGGATTGATTTATGTCAATCCGGAGGGGCCAAACGGCAAGCCTGACCCTGTAGCCGCGGCAAAGGATATTCGCGAGGCATTTGGCCGCATGGCGATGAACGATGAAGAGACGCTCGCACTCATCGCAGGCGGTCACACATTCGGAAAAGCGCATGGTGCCGCGTCGCCCGATAAATGCGTTGGCCCCGCCCCCGCCGGAACGGCAATCGAACAGCAAGGGCTCGGCTGGGTCAACAAGTGCGGCACAGGCAAGGGCGACGACACGATCACGAGTGGTCTCGAAGGCGCATGGTCAGCCGACCCCGTGCACTTCACGATGCAGTATCTCGACAATTTGCTTGGGCACGAGTGGGTACTCACCAAGAGCCCGGCCGGTGCTCATCAATGGAAGCCGAAAGACGCCGAGAACATCGTCCCTGACGCGCATGATCCGTCGAAACTGCATCCTTTGATGATGTTCACGACCGACATTGCTTTGAAGGTCGATCCATCCTACAGCCGAATCGCAAAGCGGTTTCAAGAGCATCCCGAAGAATTCAAGCTGGCGTTCGCCAAGGCGTGGTTCAAGCTGACGCACAGGGACATGGGGCCGAAGGCACGTTATCTCGGCAAGGAAGTGCCGAAAGTCGATCTGATCTGGCAAGATCCGCTTCCCGCCGCCAATTACAAGATGATTGACGAAACGGATGTGGCGGCCTTGAAGAGCAAGATACTGGCATCGGGGCTGGCCAAGTCGGCACTGGTCGAGACTGCGTGGGCATCCGCCGCGACTTTCCGTGCGACCGACTATCGGGGTGGCGCAAACGGCGCTCGCATCCGGCTTGCGCCGGAGAAGGCATGGGCCGTCAACGATCCGGCAGAGCTGGCCGGCGTGCTGAAGACGCTGGAGGGCATCCAGACCGAATTCAACCGGGATAGAACGGACGGCAAGAAGGTATCGCTGGCCGACCTGATTGTGCTTGGCGGTAACGCGGCCGTTGAAGACGCGGCCAAGAAGGCCGGATACGACATCAAGGTACCGTTCTCGCCGGGTCGAACGGATGCCACGCAGGAGCAGACCGATGTCAGTTCCTTTGCCGTGCTCGAGCCAACCTCCGACGGGTTCCGCAACTACTACGCGAAGAGCAACGACAGGTCGCCGGCCGAGTTGCTCGTGGACCGGGCGAGCAAGCTCGATCTCACCGTACCCGAAATGACGGTGCTTGTCGGCGGCCTACGCGTGCTGGATGCCAATGCCGCGCACTCCAAACTCGGTGTACTGACTGACCGCCCGGGAACCTTGAGCAACGACTTCTTCGTTAATCTGCTCGATATGTCCACCAAATGGGTGAAGGCCCCGAACGCGGACGGGGTGTACGAGGGGCATGATCGAAAAACGGGCAGTCTGAAGTGGAAGGCGAGTCCTGTGGACCTAGTGTTCGGATCGAGTTCCGAGCTGAGGGCGGTCGCCGAAGTCTACGCGTCGGATGATGCGCATGAAAAGTTCGCGCGTGATTTCGTCGTTGCATGGACGAAGGTCATGAACCTTGATCGCTTTGATTTGAAGCGTAACTGATGCCGCTCTCCCGGCCGAGGACCTTGTCTCTCGGCCGGCGCGCAGGAGAAACGTATGCACCACCAGTCCGGGCTCTCCGCACTGATTCTGGGTGTGGGTTTGTTGTCGTCAATAAGCAGCTTTGCGGCCGATGTCGAGGTCAAGATGTTGAACCAAGCCTCAAACGGACAGCGAGGATTCGAACCCGCGATTGTCCACATCAGCCCGGGGGATAGCGTTCATTTCGTGGCTGTCGACAAGGGGCATAGTGTTCAGGCCATTCCCGGCATGATTCCGGAAGGGGCCAAGCCTTTTTCCGGAAAACCCAGTGACGATTTGGTCGTGAAGTTCGATCGGCCCGGCGTCTATGGGTATCGCTGCGTTCCGCATTACATGATGGGCATGGTGGGTCTGGTCGTGGTAGGGGATGCCGTGAACGAGGCAGCAGCCCGCCGCGTCGCGCAACCCCGCGATGCGAAAGCCAGTTTCGATCGGCTTTTCGCTGAACTCGATGCGAAGCGGAATGCGTGGAAATGAGGGGGGGCGTACCAATCTGACCTGCCCCCTTCGGTAGGGCCAATCGGCTTCTAGCAAAGTCCTTTCAAACCAGCCCCTGGGAAGCGGTAAGAGAGCTTCGTGAAAACGATGAAGCGAGACTATGTGAGCTTCATGCCGAAGCCCGACGCTGCAACGGCGGCACGCAATCTTGCAGTCGCCTTCGAGCGCTGAAGCCTCCACCCGCACTCGACTGGTGTGCCGCGCTCACCGTCATGTCCTGCACGCTCGCGATGGTCAGGTTTCCGCCAATGTCGGCTACCACCCGATTGGCGTTGACACCGGCCCCGACGATGTTCGTATCACCGCCACTGATGATCGTCGCCGAGTTACTCGCGTTGATATGCGTATTGTTCTGCATGACGGCATCCGAGTTGCCGTCACCATGCGCGTTCTGCATCGACGCCGAAATCCCGAACCCGTTCGTGCCGAATGACACGCCCACGCTCGCACTCGAAGACGAATTCGAGCTCCGCGTGGAATCGGTGTTCGTTGTGTTAAGCAGATTTACTTGGTTCTTTGCAATCAGCGCAACGTCGCTCGCGGTCACATCCGAACCCGCGATAGTCACGTTCCCACTATCCGGTGCGCCGGTTCCGGTCGCGATAAACGTTGCCGTACCGCCCGCTTGAACCGACGAGCCGCGCTGCATCGTCTGGTCCTCCGACGATTGGCTGGAGCTGTGACTCGAACCGACGCTGACTTGAATGGCAATGCTCGGCGTCCCGCCCTTCATCGCGCCCGCCGCAGCTAACCCTACTGTCGCGACATCCCCCGCCGCCGCAATCGCGTGGAGCGCTGCAGCCCGATCGTTGCCGCCACCGGCAGAATTGCGCACGGCCTGCGTCTCGCTGATCGCGTTGTTGATCGCGTCGCCCACCGCGCCCGACAGGCCAAGCGTCACACCGCTCTTGCTCGTCTGTTGCGTTTGCGATTGATGCGATGTATCCGTCGCCGAATCGATCGTCACATTCGCGGCTATGCCAGTCACATTCTTCGCAGCAATCAGATCGCTGCCCGTCACGTGCAGGTTGTTGCCCGCCTGGACGGTTAGATTGCCGCTAAGCGAACCGATCGTGCTTGCGTTGTTTGTGACACTGGATTCCTGATCCGTCCGCGCGAGCTTGCTACTCCCAACCGAAACGGCAATCCCTCCGCCCGCCATCAGCCCCGAGTGATGCTCTTTGCGTATTTCGGTCCAACGTGACCGAGCGTTTCGGCATCGTGACCGGCGATTTCGGGAACGTGACCGAGGATTTCGGCAACGTGACCGGTCGGACCGACATGCAGGTTT is part of the Trinickia caryophylli genome and harbors:
- a CDS encoding IclR family transcriptional regulator domain-containing protein, which translates into the protein MPDPLDLAAQAEHHPQPPSEPQPSKSAGHDGSSAASAEESTAAESDPDFMTSLARGLAVIQAFSPQRRLLTISQISQRTGIPRAAVRRCLHTLGKLGFVSAEDGRNFALRPRILALGHAYLASTPLANAAQPVLRHISKTLNESSSVAILDGDEILYIARAFTSRIMTIDLHVGSRLPAYCTSMGRMLLSHLTPEALDAYLARVKLIQHTPRTIVSDEGLREALDSVRRNGYAINDQELEIGLRSIAVPIEAPDGRVVAALNVGVQAARISVAEMESRFLPVLRDGARELGLLLA
- the treA gene encoding alpha,alpha-trehalase TreA; protein product: MFVSPESRCPRPQSPFLRQRVIARFARALILVGLTGTALARADTLATLPPPPSELYGDLFVAVQTQQIFDDQKTFVDAVPNSTPATILQLYSQQKNQPNFDLKSFVLANFTLPTEPVITPPAGQTLREHIDWLWPKLTRTTTTAPPYSSLIPLPKPYVVPGGRFREGYYWDTYFTMLGLQESGREDLVDNMLDDFAYEIDQFGHIPNGNRTYYLSRSQPPFFAQMVTLAADKEGPRVYQKYLPQLRKEYAYWMRGETTTARGQAMRNVVVLPDGTVLNRYWDERDTPRDESYLEDVKTAQLVPSRPANEVYRDLRAAAESGWDFSSRWFGDNATLATIRTTSIVPVDLNSLLFGLELTIVKGCGVARDIGCVTEFIGRAKRRAEGINRYLWNRNGYYGDYDWQLGKPRDNISVAAVYPIFFGTAWPGRAERTLTAVRGALLKERGLATTTYQTGQQWDAPNGWAPLHWLAVESARRYGRADLARDIGTRFLADVKQVYASDQKLVEKYVVEGPNAGGGGGGEYPLQDGFGWTNGVTLKLLDLYAPGE
- a CDS encoding 3-oxoacid CoA-transferase subunit A: MIDKTVSSLEDAVAGIFDGATVMIGGFGTAGQPAELIDALIAQGAKDLTIVNNNAGNGEIGLAALLKAKRVRKIICSFPRQADSQVFDGLYRAGEIELELVPQGNLALRIQAAGAGLGAVFTPTGYGTLLAEGKETREIDGKHYVLEYPIKADFALIKAHRGDRWGNLVYRKSARNFGPIMAMAAATTIAQVGEVLPLGAIDPETVVTPGIFVRRVVAVPASRAAAA
- a CDS encoding 3-oxoacid CoA-transferase subunit B, translating into MNASNKWSRDDMARRVARDIPEGAYVNLGIGLPTKVANYLPKDREIFLHSENGLLGMGPAPAPGEEDPELINAGKEPVTLLEGGCFFHHGDSFAMMRGGHLDICVLGAFQVSARGDLANWHTGAPDAIPAVGGAMDLAIGAKQVFVMTDHLTKSGECKIVERCTYPLTGIGCVDRIYTDLAVIDVTPRGLEVIEIVDGVSFDALQAVTPVPLIARPLPASA
- a CDS encoding Hsp20/alpha crystallin family protein, which encodes MSDTTQLTKQAQPPVAGQEGSEARRAPTLAPAVDVFENSQGITLWADLPGVSRENLDVKVHDGNLSIEAQAVVPTPAALRVQHIEVREPRFARTFQISPDFDTSKIEAELRDGVLKLTIPRREEARPRRIEVKAG
- a CDS encoding Hsp20/alpha crystallin family protein, with the translated sequence MSDLYFGTDLFNDFDRLQRQMMSLFGGFPSSIRASRFGTFPQINIGVTDDSIEIVAFVPGVDASQLDVSIDKGLLTISGERKPVQAQTSEDTRVYAQERFTGSFRRVVELPQSADPDKVAARYENGCLVVSVGKREASKPRVVTVQ
- the pcaF gene encoding 3-oxoadipyl-CoA thiolase translates to MNEAYICDAVRTPFGRYGGALSNMRTDDLGAAPIRALIERNGSVDWSAIDDVIYGCANQAGEDNRNVARMAALLAGLPVEVPGSTVNRLCGSGLDAIGTAARAIKTGETGLMIAGGVESMSRAPFVMGKAESAFSRSMKVEDTTIGWRFVNPAMKALYGVDSMPETAENVAGDFSVNREDQDAFALRSQLRTAAAQEAGRFRDELIAVHIPQKKGEPIVVEKDEHPRATSFEALAKLKGVVRPDGTVTAGNSSGVNDGACALLLANEQTAARYGLRPIVRVVALATAGVAPRIMGFGPAPAVRKVLAKTGLSLDQMDVIELNEAFAAQALAVTRDLGLADDDARVNPNGGAIALGHPLGASGARLATTAAYQLARTGGRYALCTMCIGVGQGIAVVLERV
- the pcaD gene encoding 3-oxoadipate enol-lactonase, with product MATLHYQLAGPDDAPVVVLSNSLGTTLEMWEPQMQALTQQFRVLRYDARGHGRSALLPPPYSIDDLGNDVVVLLDKLGIERADFVGISMGGLIGQWLAIHKPERIGKLIVSNTAARIGTADGWRARAELVRAQGLAEVAGSSPARWFTPRFAAEQVARVEPLVERLRTLSPEGYAACCDVLGATDLRDAIGKITAPTLVIAGEHDPVTTVADARFIVRQVAGATLATLPASHLSNIEVPEAFNEAVLSFLAG